In Sorangium aterium, the genomic stretch ATCGACATCGTCGAGCACCACACCCGCGGGACGCGCTTCGGGATCCGCGCCGACCCGCAGGACGGCCTGATCCGCCAGGGGGAAGAGGGGTATCAGCTGACCTGGATGGACGCGAAGGTCGGCGATTACGTCGTCACGCCACGCCGGGGGAAGGCCGTGGAGATCAACGCGCTCTGGTACAACGCCCTGCGCCTCATCGAGCGCTGGGCGCGCGAGTCCGACGGCGACGGCGCAGCGAAGCGCTACGGCGTGGCCGCCGAGCAGGTCAAGGCCTCCTTCAACCGGCGCTTCTGGTCCGAGAAGCACGGCTATCTATATGACGTGATCGACGGCGAGCAGGGCGTCGACGACGCCTTCCGGCCAAACCAGCTCCTCGCGATCTCTCTGCCTCACCCCGTCCTCGACCCTGCGCGCTGGAAGGGGATCGTCGATCAGGTGAAGGAGCGGCTCTGGACGCCCGTGGGCCTCAGGTCGCTCGCGCCGGGGCACCCGGACTACAAACCGAAGTACTTCGGCGACCTCCGCGCCCGGGACATGGCCTATCACCAGGGGACCGTGTGGGGGTGGCTCATGGGCCCGTTCATCGACGCCTGGCTGAAGGTGTATCCCACCGATCTCGCCGGGGCGCGGCGCCTGCTCGAGGGCTTCGCGCCGCACCTCGACGAGGCCTGCGCCGGCTCGATCAGCGAGATCTTCGACGCCGAGCCGCCGTTCACGCCCCGCGGGTGCGTCGCCCAGGCGTGGAGCGTGGCCGAGGTGCTGCGCGCCTATGCCCGGACGGCCCCCTCGGGGGGCTGAGCGCTCGCCCGCTCAGAACACCACAGGAACCGCCGCCGGGCCGCGGATCACGGGCCACTCGCTCCACACGATGTCGCGGGGCGAGGTGGCGAGCTCGATGCGCGGCAGCCTCCGGAGGAGCGTCGAGAAGGCGATCGCCGCCTCGATCCGCGCGAGCATCGCGCCCAGGCAGAAGTGGATCCCGCTCCCGAAGGCGATGTGCCGGTTCGGCGAGCGGCCGATGTCGAAGCGGTCTGGATCCGGAAAGTGCTCCGGATCCCGGTTCGCGGCCAGGAGCCCCGCCGCGACCCCCTCTCCCGCCGGCACGCGGGCGCCGAACAGCTCGATGTCCTCGAGCGCCCAGCGGATCGTCGAGAGCTCTGCCGGCCCCTCGCAGCGCAGCGCCTCTTCCACTGCGGAGCCGACGAGCCCGGGGTCCTCGGCCAGCCGGCGCCGCTCCGCGGGGTGCGAGAGCAGGAGGAGCATGCCGCTCGCGATGAGGTGCACGGTGGTCTCGTGGCCCGCGACGAGCAGGAGGAACACCATGCTCGAGAGCTCGATCGGGCTCAGCTTGTGCTCCTGCTCCTCGGCGAGCACGAGGCCGCTGATCATGTCGTCGCGCGGGGCCTTGCGGCGCGCGTCGAAGAGCGCCCGGAAGTACGCCCCGAACTCCTCCACCGCGGACTGCCCGCGCTCCACGAACTCGCGATCTTTCGCGGGCGCGAGGAGGACCTTGGTCCACCGGCGGAACCGGTCGCGATCCTCGACGGGGAGGCCGAGGAGCTCGGCGATCACCCCGGTGGGGAGCGGAAAAGCGAAGTCTGCCACGAGCTCCATCCGGCGCCGGTCGATCACGGCGTCGATGAGCCCGTCCGCGATCGCCTGGATGCGCGGGCGCAGCCCTTCCATCATCCGCGGCGAGAAGGCCCGCTGGACGAGGCCCCTGAGCCGCGTGTGATCCGGCGGATCGGCGTCGAGCATGTGCCGATCCATGAAGGTCGTGCGCTCGCTGAGCGGGAAGTAACGCCGGCGCACCTCGGCAGGGAGCTTGTGGACGTCGCGGATCAGGCGCGGATCCTTGAGGAGCTCCACGCAGTCGTCGTGACGCATGGCCACCCAGATGGGCACGTCGAGGCGGGGGTGAATGAGGCGATGCAGGCGCCCCGCGGCGCGCATGCGCGCGTAGATCGCGTGAGGCTCGGCGCGGCTGCTCGGATGGAACAGCTCCGGAAAAGCGTCCTGGTCGACCATGATTCCCCCGTTCGTTCCATGGCGTCCGGACGTTCGAGGTGATGCTCGCGTCACGCCGGATCGCGAGGTGTGCATGGTGGAGAACCGCGCGCCGTCAAGCGGCGGTCGGAGCGCGGCGATCCATCGAGCCGCGGGCCCGGATCTCGAGCGCGCCGCGGGAGCGCGCCCGATCTTCAGGGCGCGTCGCTCGCGCCGAGCAGCCGCGAGATCAGCGTGTGCTCCACGTCGTCGAGCGCCTCGCGCAGGAACGACGGGTCGTCGAGGCGGATCGCGTCGTCTCCCTCGCGCGCCTCGACGGGCAGCTTGTTCCTGAGGCTCGCGAACTCGCGCAGCAGCGAGGACAGGCCCGCCTCGTCGTCGCGCAGCGCGCGCAGCGACCGCGTGAGCTGGCCGATCGCGTCGTCCCGCTCGTCCAGCGCGCCCACCTGGAGCGGCGAGATCGTCCGGGAGAGGACGCGCTCGATCCAGAGCGCGCCGCCGAGGTCGTTGGCGATCGCGCGGATCTGCCCCATCCAGCGCTCGAAATCGGCGCGGAGCGCGGCGTGCGCCTTCGTCGCGCCGCACAGGAAGACCCGCGCGGCCAGCGTGCGCCCGTCCGCCTCGGCGAGGCGCCGCTCGAGCTCCTCCCGCGTCAGATCCACGATGTCGTCGGCGCTCGCGGCCGGGGAGAGATCGACCTCGCAGGCGCACCAGCGCACGACGTCGAGGGGGCGGTGCTCGACCGAGGTGATGCGGCCCTCGTCCACCGCGACGAGCAGGGCGCCCTTCTCGCCGGTCTCGCGGGCGTGGCGGCCCTGGAGGTTGCCGGGGAACGCGATGTACGGATCGCGCGAGAGCACCTCCCGGGTGTGCACGTGGCCGAGCGCCCAGTAATCGTATCGCTTCCCGACGAGGGTGTTCAGGCTGCAAGGAGCGTAGTTGTCGTGGCCCTCGCGGCCGCCCAGGCAGGTGTGGAGCATGCCGATGTTGAAGAGGCCTGCCCGCGCGTCCGGATAACCCGCGGCGAGATCGTCGGTGACGGCCTTGGTCGCGAAGCTCTGTCCGTGGACGGCGATCCCGAGCCGATCGAAGACGATGGACTCGGGGCGGCGGGGATCGAGCCGCCGGGCGTTCTCGGGGAGCTCCAGGTGACGCGTGATGTTGCTCTCGGCGTCGTGGTTGCCATAGAGGAGCACGACCTCCACCTTGGCGGCGCGCAGCCGGGAGAGCTGCGCGGCGAAGAACAGGCCTGTGCTGTAGTCCTTCCAGTCGCCGTCGTAGATGTCGCCCGCGAGGAGCAGGAGGTCGACCTCCTCGGCGAGGCAGAGGTTCACGAGGTTCTCGAGCGCGCGGCGGGTCGCCCCGCGGATCTGCTCGACGGGGGCGCCCGGGTAACGGTCGAGCCCGCGGAGGGGGCTGTCGATGTGGAGGTCGGCGGCGTGGACGAACTTCATGGGCTGGCGCGGCCCGAGCTTAGCCGCTCGGCGCCGGGAGCGCTGCTCATCCGATGAGGATCGCGCTCGCCTGAAGCGGCCGAGCCGTGCCCTGGCGAGGAGGCAGACGGAGCGCGCCCGCGGAGGGGGGCTGACGCGGGCGCTAGCCTAACGGACGCACGTGCAGGCGGAGCTCGGTATCAGGCGTGTCCTTGTCCTGCTCGCCCGCCCTGTCGACGACTCGGGCGTCCATGCCGAGCTGCTGCAGGAGCTCGGTCACGAGCGCGATGGCCTCCTGCTTGTCCGCCTGCGTGCGCGGGGAGGACCATGCGTTGCTCTTCGCGACGAGCGTCCTCACGCGGCCCGATCCGCGCAACCGGTTCATGTCGGGGCTGCCCGCCCACCTGCTGGCCGACGTGCTCGGCCTCGGGGCCGGCGCGTTCGCGCTCGACGCCGCGTGCGCGTCGTCACTGTACGCGATCGCGCTCGCCTGCGAGCGGCTGCACGATCGCGAGGCCGACCGGATGCTCGCAGGCGCGGTGTGCCGCTCGGACGATCTCTTCATCCACATCGGGTTCTGCGCGCTGTCGGCCATGAGCCGCACCGGGCAGAGCCGCCCGTTCTCGTCGGAGGCCGACGGCCTGGTCCCGGCGGAGGGCGCGGCGTTCGTGGTCCTGGAGCGCCTGTCGGACGCGGAGGCCGCGGGCAGGCCGATCCTCGGCGTGATCCGCGGGGTCGGCCTGTCGAACGACGGCCGCGGCCGCGGCCTCCTCGCGCCCGCCGTCGAGGGCCAGCTGCGCGCGATGCGGGCCGCGTATGCGACGGCCGGCCTCGATCCTCGCGAGGTGTCGCTGCTCGAGTGCCACGCGACGGGCACGCCCCTCGGCGACGCGACCGAGATCGCGACCCTCAAGGAGGTGTTCGGCTCCCGCGAGGTCCCGCTCGGCTCGCTCAAGTCGAACCTCGGTCACCTCGTCACGACGGCCGGCGCGGCCGGGCTCCTCAAGCTGCTCGGCGCCATGGCGGCGGGCGTCCGCCCGCCGACGCTGCACGCCGATCCGCTGAGCGAGGCGGTCGCCTCGAGCCCCTTCCGGGTGCTGCAGCGCGCCGAGCCGTGGGAGGGGCGTCGGCTCGCGGGCCTGTCGGCGTTCGGGTTCGGCGGGAACAACGCCCACCTCCTCGTGGAGGCGTACGAGCCGTCGTCGCCGAGGAGCCGAGCGGCCCACGCCGCGCCGCAGGTCGCTGCAGCGGCCTCGCGCCCTGTCGATGCCGCGCGCCCCGCGCCGGCAGGCCACCTGGCCGTGGTGGCCATGGGCCTGTGCGTCGGTGAGCTCAGCGGCGTCCGGGCCTTCGCCGAGCCGCTCCTCTCGGGCCGCGGCGCGGATCCTCGCCGCGCGGCCGTCGCGCTGCCGGCGGACCGGCTCCGGTTCCCGCCGCGCGATCTTCAGCAGGCGCTCGCCCAGCAGACGCTGCTGCTCGAGGCGGCGATCGAGGCCACCGAGGGGCTCGCGCTGCCGCGCGATCGCACCGCCGTGCTCATCGGCATGGGCGCCGACACCGAGGTGTGCAGGTACATGACGCGCTGGCGGCTCGCCGAGACGGCGCCGCCGCGGCTCGGTCCGTCGGTCGACGTCGGCGCGCTCCAGGACGCGATCATCCCTGCGCTGCAGGCGGCGGGCGTCGTCGGGAACATGCCGAACATCCCGGCGAACCGGCTGAACAGCCAGCTCGACGTCGGTGGACCGTCGTTCACGATCGCCGCCGAGGAGCTGTCGGGCCCCTGGGCGCTGCGCGTCGCGTCCCGCGCCCTGCGCGCCGGCGCGGTCGACGCGGCGATCGTCGGCGCGGTGGATCTCTCGTGCGAGCCCGCCCACGCGGCCGCGCTCGAGGCGCTCGGCGTCCGCCTGCCCCCCGGCGACGCCGCCGTGGTGC encodes the following:
- a CDS encoding cytochrome P450 family protein, translating into MVDQDAFPELFHPSSRAEPHAIYARMRAAGRLHRLIHPRLDVPIWVAMRHDDCVELLKDPRLIRDVHKLPAEVRRRYFPLSERTTFMDRHMLDADPPDHTRLRGLVQRAFSPRMMEGLRPRIQAIADGLIDAVIDRRRMELVADFAFPLPTGVIAELLGLPVEDRDRFRRWTKVLLAPAKDREFVERGQSAVEEFGAYFRALFDARRKAPRDDMISGLVLAEEQEHKLSPIELSSMVFLLLVAGHETTVHLIASGMLLLLSHPAERRRLAEDPGLVGSAVEEALRCEGPAELSTIRWALEDIELFGARVPAGEGVAAGLLAANRDPEHFPDPDRFDIGRSPNRHIAFGSGIHFCLGAMLARIEAAIAFSTLLRRLPRIELATSPRDIVWSEWPVIRGPAAVPVVF
- a CDS encoding metallophosphoesterase family protein — its product is MKFVHAADLHIDSPLRGLDRYPGAPVEQIRGATRRALENLVNLCLAEEVDLLLLAGDIYDGDWKDYSTGLFFAAQLSRLRAAKVEVVLLYGNHDAESNITRHLELPENARRLDPRRPESIVFDRLGIAVHGQSFATKAVTDDLAAGYPDARAGLFNIGMLHTCLGGREGHDNYAPCSLNTLVGKRYDYWALGHVHTREVLSRDPYIAFPGNLQGRHARETGEKGALLVAVDEGRITSVEHRPLDVVRWCACEVDLSPAASADDIVDLTREELERRLAEADGRTLAARVFLCGATKAHAALRADFERWMGQIRAIANDLGGALWIERVLSRTISPLQVGALDERDDAIGQLTRSLRALRDDEAGLSSLLREFASLRNKLPVEAREGDDAIRLDDPSFLREALDDVEHTLISRLLGASDAP